The Flavobacterium sp. 102 genomic interval AATTTCTTAAACGTTCAAAAAACCGGAAGAATGAAAATTCCGTTTGGAATTGCCCAAACCGGAAAAGCTTTCCGTAACGAAATTGTAGCGCGACAATTCATTTTCCGTATGCGAGAATTTGAACAAATGGAAATGCAGTTTTTCGTAAAACCGGGTGAAGAAATGAAATGGTACGAATACTGGAAAGAAAACCGTTTGAAATGGCATTTATCGCTTGGTTTAGGCGCAGCAAATTACCGTTTCCACGACCATGAAAAATTAGCACACTACGCCAATGCGGCAGCGGATATCGAGTTTAATTTCCCTTTCGGATTCAAAGAACTAGAAGGAATTCACTCAAGAACCGATTTCGATTTAAAAGCACATGAACAATTCTCCGGCAAAAAACTGCAATATTTTGACACCGAAACCAATTCTAACTATGTTCCTTATGTAGTAGAAACCTCGGTTGGGTTGGATAGAATGTTCTTATCAGTTTTCGCCACATCTTTAAAAGAAGAAACTTTGGAAGACGGTTCAACCCGAACCGTTTTAAGTTTGCCATCGGTTTTGGCACCAACCAAAGCAGCGGTTTTACCATTAGTAAAAAAAGACGGTTTGCCGGAAGTGGCTCAAAAAATCATCGAAGATTTAAAATGGGATTTCAACGTTGCTTATGACGAAAAAGATGCGGTGGGTCGTCGTTACCGAAGACAAGATGCATTGGGAACACCATTCTGTATTACGGTTGATCACCAAACGTTAGAGGATGAAACCGTTACCATACGCCACAGAGATTCCATGGCACAGGACCGCGTTAAAATTTCAGCATTAAGAGACATAATTGGCAACGAAGTTTCAATGAGAAACTGGTTGATGAAAATGTAATACCAACCTATTGTCATTACCTCGAAAGAGGAAAAAAGCCCAAATTCACTAAGAGTTTGGGCTTTTTGTTTTTGTAAGGATTTATCCGAGTTAAAACACACATATTAACAGTATTAACGTTTCTGTCAACATTTACCAACATTGAGCAATCAAAATTATAATTTCGTTACAACGAAAATACGGACGTTTAATCGTTTTTATTTTTGGGATTAATTATAAAATGCAATCTTAGCCCAACAATTAGTTTCCCCAAAACTACCTGTCAATTTAACTGATGATGCTTTCTCCTAAATCACGGAAAAGCGTTCATGAGCCACACTTATATAATTATTGATGACAATCAGGACGATGTCACGAAAACTCAGGCAATAGCTGAGCGCTTTCGTAACTTGTCATTTGTCGCATCAGCCAATAATTATGACGAAGGCGTAAATCTTATCTTAGAACACCAACCCCATTTAGTTTTTCTCGAAATTGATCCTTCTGATAAAAAGAGTAATCTTTCTTTGTCATTGATTAATGAATTGTATCGTTATCTAAGTGTTGTTCCTAAAATCATCATCACTACAGCCAAAAAAGATTTAGCTTACGACGCCTTGAAATATGAAGTAGTTGATTACTTACTAAAGCCTTTAGACATCAATGATTTTAGAAAAGCAATACTCAAATTTGACCGCGCCATCAAGTCCGATTTGCCACACATGGAAGTCAAAAATCCGGCAGCGACTTTTGAAGTTTTGGATGAAACCCTAACCGAAGAGTTAGAAACAGCAGAGACAGACGTTGAAGTAAAAACAATTCCGGCAACGGTTGAAAATCCGATTCTAGTTCAAAAAGAACAATCATTGATAATTTGTGTCAAATCCTATGGTGATTACCGATATATTGATTCAAATGATATTCTATATTTTGAAGCCGATAACAACTCCACCGATATTCACTTGAATAATGGCGAAATGATTACGGCCTTCAAAACCTTAAAGCATTTTGAAACCGTTTTACCACAAACACAATTCCTTCGCATACACAACAGTTACATTATTAATGTAGAGCAAGTTTCGAGAATTCATACCGGAAATACAGTTTGTTATATTAAAAATTCTACCACTAAATTACCATTCTCCAAATCCTATAAAGACAATGTCGATTTAATCATCACCCGAATCGCCGGCGGAAATTATTTGGAGATATAGAAGAAAAATAATACATTTACTAAAACTTGAGTATGGAAGTAACTGTATTAATGATTGACGATCATCCTCCGATTATTGAAGGCTATAAATCGATATTATCATATAATCCTTATGGTTATATTTTAGAGATACAAACTGCATTTAGCTGTGAATCTGCTTATCATTTAATCTCAACTACCAAAACACCTTTTGATGTAGTGATGATAGATTACACCATGCCACCATTTATCGAGAAAAATATTCATTGTGGTGCTGATCTGGTTCCGATAATCAGACAATATTTACCGGAAACCAAAATCATGATGCTAACTTCACATTCGGAATCACTATTATTACTTAAAGTTTTAAAAGAAGGCAATCCTGAAGGGCTTTTGGTGAAAAGTGATATTTTGGCCGATGAATTTTTGGTTGCTTTTGACACCATTGTAAAAGGTGAAAGTTATTTCAGCAGTACCATTATTAGTCTCAAGCAAGAATTAAAAGAATCAGACAAAGTGCTGGACAGCTATAACAGACAAATAATTATGTTATTGTCTCAAGGCATACAAACAAAAAATCTTCCCGACTATTTAAACCTATCCAAAAGTGCCATTGACAAAAGAAAAGTAATCATCAAAGAGTTTTTTGACATTGAAAAAGGCACAGACGAAGACATTCTAAGAGAAGCTAGAAAACAAGGTTTTATTTAAGTTCTCCTAGATTTATTCCTTCATTCGCAAACTTTAACAAAATGTACACTTTTAGTGTAACAGTAAGTCGTTTTTGTCTTTTAATTTTACTTCAATAAAAAATCTATTTTATTATTGGTAAAAAAGCAAGACTTACCATCTTGAGTATGTAGCTAAATTTGAGTGGTATCTTATTTGGTGAAAATTAATTGAAATTTTGTTCTGTTTATTTTGGGTTTGTTATTAAACAGGAGTATGCAAAAACCAACCAAAATGCAGCCTTGGCTTTGATGTTTGGACGACTTAAAGCTTGGGCTGTATTGTTTTAAAGTAGCGACTGTTTTTATGAAAAAAATATTATTGATTTGTCTAACTTTTGTTTTGTTTTCCTCTTTGGGTATCGCCCAAGATAAAAACAAACACGAATCTGCCTATTTAAAAATTAAAACAGGTGATGAGACCATTACTTATGAATTTGATTCCCTTACAGATTTTGATGAGAATTCAGAGAAAATTTTAAACGAAATTACCACGCCAAATTCTACCAATAAAAAAGAAAAAGACTCTAATCTAACCATTGAAATATCTATAACAACTACTTCCGACAATGTATCAACAACGATAACCGGTTCGGTTACCGCTTTTTATTCCTCAATAATCTCAGCAATAAAAAAACTTCGAACACAATTAATCGCCATTGCAATAGGGATAATATGATTTTTAATTAAATTGGCTATATGAACAAAAGAGCTGTCTTTTTATTAATACTTCTTGTTATATTCATCGGTTGCAACTCCAACTTAGCCGATAAAAAAACTACCGCTACCAATGACTCTATCCAAAAATACCTTGACTTAGCCGGAAATGACACTTTGGATTTTGAAAAAAGGATAAAGTACAATGATAAAGCGCTTGGTTTTTTGGATTTGGAGAGGAACGATAGTTTGACTAGGGAGTATTTGAGTAAAATCAATTATTTATATTTAAAAGCAAATAATTTTAAAAGTTTCGAAAAAGTAATAAAATTATACAGCAACAAAGTTTTTGAAAAAAAAGATAGTTTAGGAATTGCAAGATATCATAAGTATAAAGGACATTTTTATCATTTAACAAAAGTTAAAGACTCTGCTTTTTATAATTATTCAAAAGCAGATAAGATTTATCAATTTATGAACAATAAATATGAGATTGCCTTAATTAATCTTAACAAATCACTTATCCAAAACGACATAAATGACTATTTAGGCGCAGAACTTTCGGCTAAAAAGGCTTATAACTATTTTAAAGAAAATAAACTTTACAAGCATGAATTTAAAAGTTTAGTTTTAATTGGTAACATAAATCAATCAATAGGAGAAAATGTGCTTGCTATAAAATGTTATAAAGACGCGATGTTTTTAATTGACAAATTTGATGACAAAAAAAATAGCTGCCCAAAAGGATCTTGTTTGAATAACATTGGTAATGTTTATAGAGAACAAAATAATTTCAAAGCAGCAATTTTTTATTTCAAATTAGCACTTAAAGAAAAGAACTTGTTTGAAAAAGATCCAGAATTATTAGGATTTATATCAAATAACCTAGGCTATTGTTATTTAAAAACAAATCAATTACAAATTCCAACTTTATTTGAAAAATCAAAAAAAATATTTGATAGTTTAGAATTAAAAGATGAAAGTGCTATATGCGACATTAATTTATCAGAATATTTTTCTAAAAAGGGCAATTCCCTAAAAGCTAATTTACATGCTGAATCAGCGTTGAAATTAGCTAAAGAATCAAAAGCGTCTTATTATTATCTAATCGCCTTAAGTCATGCCGGCAGTATAAACCCAAAGAAAGCTCCAATATACATTAAAGAATACCACCGGATTAATGACAGTATCCTTTTTGCAGAAAGGACTTCTAGAAATCAATATTATAAAATCCAGTTAGAAACAGACGAGATAACACAACAAAAAGACACTGCTGTTAAACATAGAACTTTTGTGATTATAGTCGCCATTTTTCTTCTTTTTATTTCCATTTTGGTTTTCATCATTGCTCGCCAAAGATTAAAACAAAAAGAGCTTCGCATAAAGCAAACAGAACAAAACACGAATGAGGAAATATACCAACTTATGTTAACACAAGAAAGCAAGGAGGAAGAAGCTCGACAAATAGAGAAAAAACGTATTGGGCTTGAGTTGCATGATGGAGTTATGAATAAACTGGTCAGCACCAGACTCAATCTTTCTATATTATCTATTAGTCGTGACGAGGCTACTGTTAAAAAATGTTTGGACTATATCAAGGATATTCAAAATATTGAAAAAGAAATTCGGAATGTTGCACATAATCTAAATCAGGAAGTTTTTTCAGGCACTAATAGTTTCAATAAATTATTGAATAGCTATATAAAAGACCTCAATAGGGCTAGCAATACAATCTTTAAAATAGAAACTGATTCTTACATTGATTGGAACGCTATATCTAATAGCAAGAAAATGAATTTGTATCGAATTATCCAAGAAGCTAGTCACAATATTCTCAAACATGCAAAAGCAAAAAATGCAATAATAAATATTGTAAAGGTTGGCGCAAATATTAATCTTTCAATTACAGATGACGGTATAGGATTAAATCATTCTTCATCAAAAAATGGAATCGGTTTACAAAACATGAAATACCGAATTAAACTCTTAAAAGGCAAATTCAAGATTAGTTCTAAAACCAATTCAGGAACTACAATCAATATCACAATCCCCAAAAGAGACTAATAAAAATTAGTCCTGTTATCTTTTTATCCTCTTCCAAAAATATTTCTATTCTTGAGATCATTCAAATGACAACACTTTAAAAAAAGATTGTCAACAAATCCTTTTAATTATCAACATTTTTAGAAAATCTTCAAAATCATTCACCCAGATTTGACTATCATTCACTCACAAACGAGGTCATTCTACCACAAACATCTTTATATATAGGGATTCACAGAGACATCCTTTTTAGTTTTACATCGTGAAAGTGTGAAAGCCCCAAAAGCAATATGAACAACACACTCTTTAAATTGAAACAAAAACATTAACAATAAAAAGTCTCAAATTATGAAAAAATTAGCAACAACATTTGGATTATTAGCTTTAATGCTTGTAGTTACTTCATTTACAACACCGACTGAAATTGGTGGAAGTAAAACCCCAGGTTTAGGAAATGGATTTACTATTGGAGGAAGTAAAACTCCAGATTTAGGAAATGGATTTACTATCGGAGGAAGCAAAACTCCAGGTTTAGGAAACGGATTTACTATCGGAGGAAGTAAAACCCCAGGTTTAGGAAATGGATAATAACTTGACGGTAAAAAAGCCTCAATGTTATATGAAAAAATTATAAAAAATTTAAATTATAAAAAAACCACCTTTAAAGGTGGTTTTTTTTATTTGTTTACTATTTTTGAAAAATTAACATGAAAACAGTTTGAAAAAAAATTTCCCTTTTTTCTTTATTCTTTGTTTATTAATAAGCTGTTCAAAAAATGAACAAAAAAAACCTGTTAACAAAACTGACTCAGACAGTACTGCTATTTATATTAGATTGGCTAATGTAAATGAAATTTCTGTAGACAAAAAAAAACTTTATTTTGAAAAAGCTTTTGAAAAAGCTATAACACAATCAAATGACTCAATAACTCGAAATCATTTACTTGATATTTCTATCGGATTCCTAAAAACAGGCAACTCTGAAGAGTTAAAAAAATCCTCCACTACATTAATTAATAATTCAATTAAAAGTCAAGATACCTTAAATTTAGCACAAGGATATAGATATCTTGCCGGCTATTACAGGATAACAGCTGTAAATGACAGTGCTTTCATTTATTTTTCTAAAGCTGAAAAATTATTTAAATCTTTAAACGATAAAAACAATGAAGGAGCCGTATTAAGCTCAAAAAGCGTCATTCAATATAATGTTGGAGACTTTGTTGGATCTGACCGCTCATTGACACGAGCATACTCATTATTAAAAGACACTAATCAAAATGATAAATTATATGTCATTTTTACCATGATGGGAATAGTGGCTAATGAAACTAAAGATTATGAAAAGGCAATTAAATATTATACAAAAACCTTAGAAATAATCAAAGAAAATAATTTAACTGATAATTATCAAGAAGCAACTTGTCTAAACAATATAGGATATGTTTATCAAAACAAAGGCGACTATAAAGAGGCTATAAAGAATTATACTAAAGCATTAAAAGACAAGACAATCATTGATAACGACCCAGAGCTATATAGTTTATTAACTGACAACTTGGCCTATTGTAAGTTTAAATTAAATGATTATGAGGGATTACCAAATTTATTTTATACTTCTTTAAAAGTTAGAGAACAAATTGATGCAAAAACCCTAATTGTGCTAAGCAAAATACATCTTTCTGAATACTATTTTGTTACAAAGCAAAATCAACTATCACAAAAATTTGCAACTGAAGCATTAATTCAGGCAAAAAGCACCGGAATTTCAAGAGACTTTTTAGCAGCATTAAAACAGGCTTCAGTTGTAGACAATGTAAATTCTTCCAAATACTCCAAAGATTATATTAGAATAAATGATAGTATTCAGGATGTAGAAAGATTATCCCAAGAAAAGTTTGCTCGTTTAGCGTTAGAAACCGACGAAATCATCCAAGAAAACGAAGGTCTGGCAGAAAGCAACAGAAACCTGCTTTATGTTTTTGTAGTTTCTTTTATTTTAGTAGTATTATTATTTGTCGTAAGAGCTCAAAGAGCCAGAACTCGAGAGTTATTATACAAACAAGCCCAGCAAAAAGCGAACGAAGACATTTATAACCTGATGATGTCGCAACAAGCCATTATTGATGAAAGTCGAAATAAAGAGAAAAAACGCTTGGCTCAAGATTTACATGATGGTGTTTTAGGCAGAATGTTTGGTTTGCGCTTAAACTTAGACAGCTTAAATTCAAGCACCGAAGAGGATGCGGTACAAAAACGTTTTGAATTGTTAAATGAACTCAAAACCATCGAACAAGACATTCGCGAAATATCCCACGACTTAAATAGAGAAAAACAAGTTTTAATTAATAACTTTGTTTCTATCGTTCATAATTTATTAGAAGAACAAAAAACTTCCTTTGAAGTCAATGTCAATTATACTATTGATGAAAATGTGATCTGGGATAAAGTAAGCAATGCTATCAAAATCAACTTATACCGTATCCTACAGGAAGGCTTGCAAAACATTAATAAGTACGCCAACGCTAAAAACATCTTGGTAGAGATAAAAGGCAATGAAGAAAATGTATATTTGAAAATCCAAGACGACGGAATTGGATTCGATGTCAACAAGAAAAGCAAAGGAATCGGCATGCAAAATATGATTTCCAGGACACATGATTGCAAAGGAATTATCGACATTGCTTCTAAAAAAGGCAACGGAACTAAAATTGTAATAACCATACCAATAGAAACAAAACAACCTATAATTGTAGAACAAGAATGAAAAGCCCTATCCAAATTTTAATCGTTGATGACCATCCCTTTATTATTGAAGCCTACAAAAATGCAATTAATAAATATGGCCAAAAAGGCTTTGAATTTGTAGTAACACAAGCCAGCAACTGCAAAACAGGCTATGAAAACATCGTAGATTCGGCTAAAAAATTCGACATCGCTTTTTTTGACATCAGTATGCCCGAATATGCTGAGAAAGGAATCTATTCCGGAGAAGACTTAGCCATGTTAATGAAAACCGAAATGCCGGAATGCAAAGTCATTCTTTTGACCATGCATACCGAGTTACTTAAAATTAACAATATCATCAAAAACATCAACCCAAGTGGTTTAATCATCAAAAACGATTTAACCTTTGATGAATTGCTATTTGCCTTTGACAAAATCATCAATGACGAAAGTTATTACAGCCAAACCGTGATAAAATTAGTAGGTCAAGCCCAATACAACAACATTGAATTAGATGTTTTCGACAAACAAATTCTATTTCACTTATCAAAAGGCGTTAAGACTAAAGATTTGCCAACCTACATACCGCTTTCTCTGAGTGCTATCGAAAAAAGAAAACTAAATATTCGTGAAATACTTGAAGTTGCAGGCGGAACTGATGTAGATTTAATCAGAGAAGCCAAGAATAAAGGTGTCATTTAACGATATTACGGTAAACCGTAACCAAATATGCGGTAAACCGTAATTAACCACATAACTACAATACCTAACTTAGCTGAATGATTTCAGGGTTAGTATTTGTAGAATTAATCAAGTAGTTATAAAACTTCAAACTGCTTCTTAATTTTTCAAGACTTAGGGGGAAAGCGATACTTCGGTATCGCTTTTTTTATGAATCCATAGCGTCCCACCCACGAGCCTTCAAAGGGATTTTAGTGTTAGCTCTTGTGATTAAGTGTATGCCTTCGCTTTCCTGTGTTAAATGTCCAATAACGGTAAAATTCGGATTGGCTTTTATTTTATCAAAATCATCTAAAGCTATGGTAAACAACAATTCATAATCTTCGCCACCATTGATAGCTACGGTTGTTGAATCAATGTTGAATTCTTCGCAAACATTGATAAACTGTGGATCTACCGGAATCTTTTCTTCGTATAAATTACAGCCGACTTTACTTTGCTTGCAAATATGAATAATCTCAGAAGACAAACCATCCGATATATCAATCATTGAAGTCGGTTTCACTTCCAGTTTTTGCAATAAATCTCTGATATCATGACGGGCTTCAGGTCTTAATTGGCGTTCAATTAAATAAGTATAAGCATCCAAATCGGGCTGGTTGTTCGGATTCACCTGAAATACTTGCTTCTCGCGCTCCAAAACCTGCAATCCCATATAAGCCGAACCTAAATCACCGGTTACCACTAACAAATCGCCATCTTTTGCTCCGTTTCTGTAAATAATATCTTCTGCATTCGCTTCTCCAATAGCCGTAATCGAAATAATCAATCCCTTTTGTGAAGAAGTAGTATCACCACCAATAACATCCACATTATAGAACTTCGCCGCTAAAGCAATACCGTCAAACAGTTCTTCCAATGCTTCCAATGGAAAACGATTAGAAACTGCAACGGAAACCGTTATCTGTGTTGGTTTAGCATTCATAGCACAGATGTCGGAAACATTCACCACAACAGCTTTATAACCCAAATGACGTAAAGGCATATAAGACAAATCAAAATGAACTCCTTCAATCAGCAAATCGGTTGAAACGACGGCCTTTTTATCCTTAAAATCCAAAACAGCAGCGTCATCTCCTATGCTTTTCAAAGTCGAGGGTTGTTTTACATCAAAATTTTTGGTCAAATGGTCAATTAACCCAAATTCGCCTAATTGGGATAGTGAAGTGCGTTGCGGAATTTTATCTTCTAACATTGTTTCAAAGTTTAAGGTTGCAAAGGTACGAACAGTTTCTCTTTTTAAATAAAATTTAAACTTTCAAATTCCTACTGACATACTGTTGTCATTTCTGCCTTATAAATTTGTCTTATAAATAAAAAACATCAACTTATGGAAACTATGAACACCTCATCAATCTTATCAAAAGAACAGTTATTACGCCACTGGCAAGGCCATCGTTTTGTAACACGCCGCGTTATCGAAGCTTTTCCTGAAAAAGAATTTTTTGAATTTTCTGTTGGCGGTATGCGTCCTTTTTCGGGCTTGGCTTCTGAGTTACTTTCGATTGCCGTTCCGGCTTTGAAAGCCATTATTTCAAGAGATAGTCAACCTTACACCGAAGAAGGATTTGTATTAACCACCAAAGCGGAATATTTGCAAAAATGGGACGAAGCCACCGAAGAAATCAACCGCCTTTGGTTACAAATCCCCGAAGAAGATTTCGAAAAAACGTTCAATTTGTTCGGGCAATATGAATTCCCTATTTACCAAAACATTTTTTATTTTATCGATAACGAAATTCACCACCGCGGACAAGGTTATGTCTACTTAAGAGCTTTAGGCATTGAGCCACCGTTCTTTTGGGAACGTTGGTAAAAAAATTTAGCCTCGATTAGTCGGGGCTTTTTTTTGCAATCGTTGGCGATAAATATTCATTAATTCTACAACTCGGTCTTTCAATGATAATGGCTCAATTATTTCGGCATAATCGGCATACATTAAAAACCAACGGGCAAAACCATTTTCTAAATCCCGGGACAAAAAAGTCATCTCTACTGAATCGCCTACATTTTTTTGCGAAACAAATCCGTGGTAGTTTTTTTCATAAGAAAGGTATTTGCTGATTTTTTTATCAACTAAAAGTCGGACAGTTGTTGTTGGCGATTCCTTTTCTTTATCCAAAAAAGTTTCTAAAGCATCATGCTCTTTAGTAAATGAAATTTCGGTTTTTTTAATTCCTTCCATTCGATCGACACGAAACTGACGATAATCATTTCTCAAATGACAAAACCCCAAAACATACCAACTGTTATTGTCGTGAAAAATTCCAACAGGCTCAATAGTTCGCAAGGAAGCATTTTCGGCTTCTATGGACTGATAGTTTAAAACAACTTGTGTTTTATCGGCTATACTTTTAAAAAGGATTGCCATGGCATTAGGAACATTCTCGTTGAATAAATCGCCGTTCGGCGGTTGAATCAGTATTTTTGATTCGATGTTCGAAACCCAATCTTTATCCGAACTTTGCATCACTGATTTAATTTTAAACATAGCCGATTGGTAATGCTGTCCCAATTCCTTATCAATAAATTTTTGCATTAGCTTTTCGGAAGCAATAAAACTGCTGGCTTCTTCGCGGGTAAACATAACCGGTGGTAAACGATAGCCGTCAACCAATGAATATCCAATTCCGGCTTCGCCATATATAGGCACTCCTGAGGATTCTAACGTTCGAATGTCACGGTAAATGGTACGCAAACTCACTTCAAAACGTTCCGCTAATTCCTGAGCCTTTACAACCTTTTTCGATTGTAATTGAATTAGAATGGCGATAATACGGTCAAACCGTTTGGGGGAATCATCTAACATAAAAGACATTTATCCAAAGATAGTATTTTATAGTAAAAGGAGAAAAACAATAAATTTTCGCACCTTTACTATAATTAATTTTTTTACAATGAAAACATATCAAATCATTACCCTTACGGTCAACCCATCGTTAGATAAATCCGCCCATTTTTCAGAATTGGTTGCCGAAAAAAAAATTCGTTGTGAAAAACCAAGATACGATGCCGGCGGTGGCGGAATAAATGTTTCTAAAGCCATTTCTAAATTAGGAGGGAATTCTCTTTGTGTGTCAACTTCCGGTGGTTCAACAGGTGAAAAATTAGAAGAATTAATTGCCAATGAAGGTATAGAAAGTATCGTCATAAAAACCAAAAACTGGACCAGAGAAAATTTTATTGCTTTTGAAAACAGTACTAAAGCGCAATACCGATTTGGATTTCCGGGAGAAGAATTTTCAGCCGAAGAAATCAAAACTATTTTAACAACAATAAAAGAACTAAAAACAACCTACTTAGTCCTTAGCGGAAGTTTAAATGACGGTTTACAACGGATTTCTACCAAACAATTGCTGAAACCGCAAAAGCTTCCGGAATAAAAGTAATTGTGGATACTTCAGGTGAAGCGGTACAAAAAGTACTGGAAAAAGGGGTTTATATGATTAAGCCAAACATAGGTGAATTGGCCAAATTAATTGGAGTAAAAAGGTTAGAATTACCCAAAGTAGAAAAAGCAGCCAAAACTTTAATCGAAAAAGGAAGCGCAGAAATTGTTGTTGTTTCCCTAGGAGAAAAAGGCGCAATTTTGGTTTCCAAAAACCAAACCGAATTGGTGAAAGCGCCCAAAGTCACAAAGAAAAGTACCGTAGGTGCCGGAGACAGCATGGTCGGCGGAATAATTTGGGCTTTGTCACAAAACAAAACTTTAAAAGAAGTCCTTCAATGGGGCGTTTCCTGCGGAACAGCGGCCACCATGAATGAAGGCACGCAACTTTTCAAAAAAGAAGATGCAGAACAATTGTT includes:
- a CDS encoding LytTR family DNA-binding domain-containing protein — translated: MSHTYIIIDDNQDDVTKTQAIAERFRNLSFVASANNYDEGVNLILEHQPHLVFLEIDPSDKKSNLSLSLINELYRYLSVVPKIIITTAKKDLAYDALKYEVVDYLLKPLDINDFRKAILKFDRAIKSDLPHMEVKNPAATFEVLDETLTEELETAETDVEVKTIPATVENPILVQKEQSLIICVKSYGDYRYIDSNDILYFEADNNSTDIHLNNGEMITAFKTLKHFETVLPQTQFLRIHNSYIINVEQVSRIHTGNTVCYIKNSTTKLPFSKSYKDNVDLIITRIAGGNYLEI
- a CDS encoding response regulator, translated to MKSPIQILIVDDHPFIIEAYKNAINKYGQKGFEFVVTQASNCKTGYENIVDSAKKFDIAFFDISMPEYAEKGIYSGEDLAMLMKTEMPECKVILLTMHTELLKINNIIKNINPSGLIIKNDLTFDELLFAFDKIINDESYYSQTVIKLVGQAQYNNIELDVFDKQILFHLSKGVKTKDLPTYIPLSLSAIEKRKLNIREILEVAGGTDVDLIREAKNKGVI
- a CDS encoding response regulator; its protein translation is MEVTVLMIDDHPPIIEGYKSILSYNPYGYILEIQTAFSCESAYHLISTTKTPFDVVMIDYTMPPFIEKNIHCGADLVPIIRQYLPETKIMMLTSHSESLLLLKVLKEGNPEGLLVKSDILADEFLVAFDTIVKGESYFSSTIISLKQELKESDKVLDSYNRQIIMLLSQGIQTKNLPDYLNLSKSAIDKRKVIIKEFFDIEKGTDEDILREARKQGFI
- a CDS encoding sensor histidine kinase; the encoded protein is MKKNFPFFFILCLLISCSKNEQKKPVNKTDSDSTAIYIRLANVNEISVDKKKLYFEKAFEKAITQSNDSITRNHLLDISIGFLKTGNSEELKKSSTTLINNSIKSQDTLNLAQGYRYLAGYYRITAVNDSAFIYFSKAEKLFKSLNDKNNEGAVLSSKSVIQYNVGDFVGSDRSLTRAYSLLKDTNQNDKLYVIFTMMGIVANETKDYEKAIKYYTKTLEIIKENNLTDNYQEATCLNNIGYVYQNKGDYKEAIKNYTKALKDKTIIDNDPELYSLLTDNLAYCKFKLNDYEGLPNLFYTSLKVREQIDAKTLIVLSKIHLSEYYFVTKQNQLSQKFATEALIQAKSTGISRDFLAALKQASVVDNVNSSKYSKDYIRINDSIQDVERLSQEKFARLALETDEIIQENEGLAESNRNLLYVFVVSFILVVLLFVVRAQRARTRELLYKQAQQKANEDIYNLMMSQQAIIDESRNKEKKRLAQDLHDGVLGRMFGLRLNLDSLNSSTEEDAVQKRFELLNELKTIEQDIREISHDLNREKQVLINNFVSIVHNLLEEQKTSFEVNVNYTIDENVIWDKVSNAIKINLYRILQEGLQNINKYANAKNILVEIKGNEENVYLKIQDDGIGFDVNKKSKGIGMQNMISRTHDCKGIIDIASKKGNGTKIVITIPIETKQPIIVEQE
- a CDS encoding glycine--tRNA ligase; translation: MAKQEDLFKNVVSHAKEYGFIFPSSEIYDGLSAVYDYAQNGVELKKNIREYWWKAMVQMHENIVGLDAAILMHPTTWKASGHVDAFNDPLIDNKDSKKRYRADVLIEDYAEKLNLKAKKEIEKARERFGASFDEEQYKTTNPRVMEYLAKEREILERMGRSLGAGDLEDVKALIEELEIADPETGSRNWTDVKQFNLMFGTKLGASAENAMDLYLRPETAQGIFVNFLNVQKTGRMKIPFGIAQTGKAFRNEIVARQFIFRMREFEQMEMQFFVKPGEEMKWYEYWKENRLKWHLSLGLGAANYRFHDHEKLAHYANAAADIEFNFPFGFKELEGIHSRTDFDLKAHEQFSGKKLQYFDTETNSNYVPYVVETSVGLDRMFLSVFATSLKEETLEDGSTRTVLSLPSVLAPTKAAVLPLVKKDGLPEVAQKIIEDLKWDFNVAYDEKDAVGRRYRRQDALGTPFCITVDHQTLEDETVTIRHRDSMAQDRVKISALRDIIGNEVSMRNWLMKM
- a CDS encoding tetratricopeptide repeat-containing sensor histidine kinase, whose amino-acid sequence is MNKRAVFLLILLVIFIGCNSNLADKKTTATNDSIQKYLDLAGNDTLDFEKRIKYNDKALGFLDLERNDSLTREYLSKINYLYLKANNFKSFEKVIKLYSNKVFEKKDSLGIARYHKYKGHFYHLTKVKDSAFYNYSKADKIYQFMNNKYEIALINLNKSLIQNDINDYLGAELSAKKAYNYFKENKLYKHEFKSLVLIGNINQSIGENVLAIKCYKDAMFLIDKFDDKKNSCPKGSCLNNIGNVYREQNNFKAAIFYFKLALKEKNLFEKDPELLGFISNNLGYCYLKTNQLQIPTLFEKSKKIFDSLELKDESAICDINLSEYFSKKGNSLKANLHAESALKLAKESKASYYYLIALSHAGSINPKKAPIYIKEYHRINDSILFAERTSRNQYYKIQLETDEITQQKDTAVKHRTFVIIVAIFLLFISILVFIIARQRLKQKELRIKQTEQNTNEEIYQLMLTQESKEEEARQIEKKRIGLELHDGVMNKLVSTRLNLSILSISRDEATVKKCLDYIKDIQNIEKEIRNVAHNLNQEVFSGTNSFNKLLNSYIKDLNRASNTIFKIETDSYIDWNAISNSKKMNLYRIIQEASHNILKHAKAKNAIINIVKVGANINLSITDDGIGLNHSSSKNGIGLQNMKYRIKLLKGKFKISSKTNSGTTINITIPKRD
- the thiL gene encoding thiamine-phosphate kinase → MLEDKIPQRTSLSQLGEFGLIDHLTKNFDVKQPSTLKSIGDDAAVLDFKDKKAVVSTDLLIEGVHFDLSYMPLRHLGYKAVVVNVSDICAMNAKPTQITVSVAVSNRFPLEALEELFDGIALAAKFYNVDVIGGDTTSSQKGLIISITAIGEANAEDIIYRNGAKDGDLLVVTGDLGSAYMGLQVLEREKQVFQVNPNNQPDLDAYTYLIERQLRPEARHDIRDLLQKLEVKPTSMIDISDGLSSEIIHICKQSKVGCNLYEEKIPVDPQFINVCEEFNIDSTTVAINGGEDYELLFTIALDDFDKIKANPNFTVIGHLTQESEGIHLITRANTKIPLKARGWDAMDS